The genomic interval GCGCGATCTGACGACTGATATGTCAGCCTATAGCAGAGGCTTGCGTGACCCATGTGTGGGTGTCGGAAGCGATCGACTAAGGCCACATTTTTAACAGAACCGCAAGAAGCCACTCGCACAAGTGCATGGAAGTCCAGTTCGTCATAGATTTCTGGGTCCATCCAGAAACTGACATCATGCGAATAGCTTGGTGGGTAAAGGGAGAAAGAACTGAAAGGTCCGAGAGGATTGAGCTCGAAAGGCTTAAGAAAGCGAGGATCGGCACTCCAAAGCAAGCGCCAGTCAGAAATGCCGAAAATCACCGTGGCTAAATGATCTAGATTTATTGAGATGGCAATTAACTGTAAATCTTCATCGAGGGCTGAAGAAAAAGAGGGTAGAGATGTGATCCGCCCAAACTTGGGAAGCATCTTTGAATTCATCCACACTTGCTTTTCGAGGCCTATTCGTGCCTCTTCAAAGGAGACGCCGTAAGCAGCGAGCAACGACCCCAAACAATCTTGGAAGCACTGAAGAGGATGGGATTCTGCAGGGAACATTCCTACCAAAAGAAGCTGGTGGAATGCAGGAGAACGGCTCAGGGAGATGGGAACTCTCTGAAAGACCAGGCCACTGACTGCATGAAGCGTACCAGGGCTGAAGTCTTCGTTCTGGGTGATCTCTTGGACATGCAGCAACAGAGACGGTCGAAGTGCATAGCTGCCAGTAAAGCTTTGTTGCTCATCCATAGACTCACAGTCGTTTTGCTCAGTTTCGCTTTGGTCAAATATATAGGTATCAGTAGGTTTAATCCAGTAGACGTCTGAGTGGGTCAGAGTCGAGTCACATGACTGAGGTGTTTCTGGCAGGCAGCTTACCAGTTCTGGGAAGTCCTCATTTATAGTGCATACAGGCCAGACTGACTTCAGCTCTCTCAGTAACTGCTCCTGGACCGTTTTTACTGGATGATGTGACTGCTGACCAAGGAAATTCCTGACAGGAAACACAAGAATCCAGTAAATTGatgtaaacaaattaaatttatgatGCAGAAGCTTTTAAGTGAACTGCCCATCTTTTTTTGTATGATGAGAGTGATAACAGATTTAAGTACGAGATCTTAGCTTGACAATGTCACCGTTACAGAAGTTTGTGGAGCATatcaattataaataaatgccatgatcacACGGTTGCCTCTAGATTTTGAATGTTCATTACCTTAAAaggttgtctggctatcaccagaccaagctcaatgtaaaattgaacattggtctggggagtctgctctgtattttctactgcacaagaagCGTGATCAACAAGCGTAATTCAAATGACTCaacatgcaattggatagtccttcaaccaatcagaccacaagaggcgtgccCAACTGGCaatgacccatcgcttctctatccgtcactgtgttaaacctgccaatagcgCACCAGGTGGATTATTgagtctgtgattggttgcaGTAGAAATAAATGAACAGGTTTCCAGATTGAGCtgcagggtgaaatcaaatcgccggcagatcagactgggtttacccagtctacctTTTAGTTCATGTTAAAGAGTAGTTCATGCAAAAcaggaaattctgtcattatttacctacacatgttgttccaaaaccaTATGACTTctgcaaaaaaagtatattgGCTACCAACATTTTCATGTTAGTGATGATATCTATTAAAAGtcaaaaaaatagaaatattaaccCTTGTGcataagtttaaaaaagttacacatacAGGGGCTGttcatataattataatatcatCAAatctaattccattcaaaaagggaaacttgtatattacattcatttattacacacaggctgatatatttcaaatgtttatttcttttcattttgatgattataattgaaaactaaggaaaatcccaaattcagcaTCTCAGAAAATGTGATTATtatgaaaaggttcaatattgaagacacctggtgccacactctaatcagctaatgacCTCAAAACACCTAAAAGGGCCTTTAAATGATcgctcagtctagttctgtaggctaccaatcatggggaagactgctgacttgacaatTGTCCAAAagactg from Pseudorasbora parva isolate DD20220531a chromosome 3, ASM2467924v1, whole genome shotgun sequence carries:
- the fdxacb1 gene encoding ferredoxin-fold anticodon-binding domain-containing protein 1; translation: MSKTREVLLVGEGNFSFSAALSENAGDEVGVTATCFHSENQTCRQEGAELNIQRLRERGSVVLFEVDCTCLKEHKAIQHHLFDCVIFNFPHCGRKSGVKKNRILLLKFFQSAIAVLKDNGEVHVTLCNGQGGTPCDSPVREWHNSWQVVAMAAEAGLILSEIRPFDYEAYQGYRCTGYRSQDKGFHVEGALTHIFTRSLPHTMPEKLKMEKTIGKETVCFELPAELRNYMNRNFLGQQSHHPVKTVQEQLLRELKSVWPVCTINEDFPELVSCLPETPQSCDSTLTHSDVYWIKPTDTYIFDQSETEQNDCESMDEQQSFTGSYALRPSLLLHVQEITQNEDFSPGTLHAVSGLVFQRVPISLSRSPAFHQLLLVGMFPAESHPLQCFQDCLGSLLAAYGVSFEEARIGLEKQVWMNSKMLPKFGRITSLPSFSSALDEDLQLIAISINLDHLATVIFGISDWRLLWSADPRFLKPFELNPLGPFSSFSLYPPSYSHDVSFWMDPEIYDELDFHALVRVASCGSVKNVALVDRFRHPHMGHASLCYRLTYQSSDRALSHSQVLGLQNQLRRLLPLRLQVTLR